A single Pristis pectinata isolate sPriPec2 chromosome 6, sPriPec2.1.pri, whole genome shotgun sequence DNA region contains:
- the spcs1 gene encoding signal peptidase complex subunit 1, with translation MLSYLKSLPTHMDYKGQQLAEQTFQRVIIASAIIGFIYGYIIEQFGWTVYIVLAGFAISCLLTLPPWPMYRNHPLNWQPAVEPEEKKATECVKKPKKHK, from the exons ATGCTTTCCTACTTGAAGTCGCTGCCCACTCACAtg GACTATAAGGGACAACAGTTAGCAGAACAAACTTTTCAACGAGTAataattgcatctgct aTTATTGGCTTCATTTATGGTTACATAATTGAGCAGTTCGGATGGACTGTTTACATAGTTCTGGCTGGTTTTGCCATTTCGTGCTTG CTAACTCTCCCTCCATGGCCTATGTATCGTAACCACCCATTGAACTGGCAGCCAGCAGTAGAGCCTGAGGAGAAAAAGGCAACTGAGTGTGTCAAGAAACCTAAAAAGCATAAATAA
- the glt8d1 gene encoding glycosyltransferase 8 domain-containing protein 1, with the protein MSFRKVHILMILLVAVVFLIVVRHNLFNVHDLLNKGNSELKYGRVQPDDILRITEERTGEEIPILIPAVEERLGGVIAAINSIYSNTRSNVVFYIISTNDTISHLRSWLQKRELMSIKCKILEFDQRILKGKVQGDSDSPEVKPLTFARFYLPMLISGTEKAIYLDDDVIVQGDIRELYDTELKPGHAAAFSEDCDSISSKVLVRGAGSQNTYLGFLDYKKETIRKLGMKAGTCSFNPGVFVANLTEWKQQNITEQLEKWMEINVVENLYGGALAGSVTTPPMLLVFYKQYSSIDPLWHVRHLGSSAGTRYSSHFIKAAKLLHWNGRFKPWGRTSPYSEIWDKWYIPDPTGKFHPVRRHIEEEDAH; encoded by the exons ATGTCATTCAGAAAAG ttCATATCCTGATGATCCTGCTTGTTGCAGTAGTGTTTTTGATAGTTGTACGCCATAATCTATTTAACGTGCATGATCTTCTGAACAAGGGAAACTCAG AACTAAAATATGGTAGAGTACAACCAGATGACATTCTGAGAATTACAGAAGAGAGGACTGGTGAAGAGATTCCAATTCTGATCCCTGCTGTAGAAGAGCGACTCGGTGGAGTAATAGCAGCTATCAACAGTATATATAGTAACACCAGATCAAATGTGGTCTTTTATATAATTAGTACAAATGACACAATTAGTCACTTAAG ATCTTGGCTTCAGAAGCGAGAACTGATGAGCATCAAGTGTAAAATTCTAGAATTTGACCAGCGTATTTTGAAAGGCAAGGTCCAAGGTGATAGTGATTCACCTGAAGTAAAGCCA TTGACTTTTGCAAGGTTTTACCTCCCTATGTTGATTTCCGGCACTGAGAAAGCCATTTATCTGGATGATGATGTGATTGTGCAAG GAGACATCCGTGAACTTTATGACACTGAACTGAAGCCAGGTCACGCTGCTGCATTTTCTGAAGATTGTGATTCAATATCTTCCAAGGTGCTTGTTAGAGGTGCTGGAAGTCAG AACACATACTTGGGCTTCCTTGATTATAAAAAGGAAACAATTAGAAAACTTGGTATGAAGGCAGGCACATGCTCCTTCAACCCTGGTGTCTTTGTAGCTAATCTCACAGAATGGAAACAACAAAACATCACAGAGCAACTTGAGAAATGGATGGAAATCAATGTGGT GGAGAATTTGTATGGTGGTGCTCTGGCTGGTAGTGTTACAACACCACCCATGCTGTTGGTGTTCTATAAACAGTATTCATCCATTGATCCACTGTGGCACGTCAGGCATCTTG GCTCCAGTGCTGGTACTAGATATTCATCACATTTTATTAAAGCTGCCAAGTTGCTGCACTGGAATGGACGGTTCAAACCCTGGGGTCGTACTTCCCCTTACAGTGAAATTTGGGATAAGTGGTACATTCCAGACCCAACTGGAAAATTTCACCCAGTACGGCGACACATAGAGGAAGAGGATGctcattag
- the gnl3 gene encoding guanine nucleotide-binding protein-like 3, whose translation MKRPKLKKASKRLSCHKKYKIQRKVREHKRKVRKEAKKHGNKNKKFRKDPGVPNDAPFKEDILREAEQRKQKLEELKQKQKLARQKEVAKKRKLEAKKENPEITEKPLTCATVKEQKKVVKFEERNSRKSLYGELNKVIDASDVVLEVVDARDPLGYRCPQVEQAILQSEGKKRLVLVINKIDLVPKENAEKWLKYLGNEFPTVAFKSSTQLQDRTMVKKKNFKVNIDMEISHSNTCAGDENLLNLLGSYCRNQKLNSIRVGVVGFPNVGKSSIINSLKKMRACNVGQMKGLTKSMQEVHIDKRIKLLDCPSIIASPSNSAIALALRNLVSVEALENPTTIVELLLKNCNKQQVMLQYNIPDFRTPLEFLMLLARKRSMMKKGGMPDLEKAAKLILCDWTGTKISYHTRPPATELTTKLVNEAERGFNIVELMKGNVKTLKVVKCPNAASSIVFQSTGPTNGLLVERNSEELQDVEEEEVDDEESSETESEVDEDTVEGLKANTSSVAKHLQRKEVEISSKKKQQDSEKIDLPSQKHINIDLSCERSIEDAYDFNTDYI comes from the exons ATGAAGCGGCCGA AATTGAAAAAGGCCAGCAAGCGCCTCTCTTGCCACAAGAAGTACAAGATCCAGAGGAAG GTACGTGAACATAAACGCAAAGTACGAAAGGAAGCAAAGaaacatggaaataaaaacaaaaaatttcgAAAAGACCCGGGTGTTCCTAATGATGCTCCATTTAAAGAGGACATTCTTCGCGAAgctgaacaaagaaaacaaaaa CTTGAAGAACTGAAGCAGAAACAAAAGCTTGCCAGACAGAAAGAAGTTGCAAAGAAAAGGAAACTGGAAGCCAAGAAGGAAAATCCTGAAATAACTGAGAAACCTCTTACG TGTGCTACTGTAAAGGAACAGAAAAAGGTAGTCAAATTTGAAGAGAGAAACTCAAGAAAATCTCTATATGGAGAACTGAACAAG GTAATTGATGCCTCAGATGTGGTTCTAGAAGTGGTTGATGCCAGAGATCCTCTTGGTTACAGATGTCCTCAGGTGGAGCAGGCAATCTTGCAATCTGAGGGAAAGAAGCGACTAGTCCTTGTAATAAACAAAATTG ATTTAGTGCCaaaggagaatgcagagaaaTGGCTGAAATATTTGGGAAATGAATTTCCTACTGTAGCTTTCAAATCATCTACGCAGCTGCAAGACAGAACAATG gtaaagaaaaaaaactttaaagttAATATTGATATGGAGATATCCCATAGCAATACCTGTGCTGGTGATGAAAATCTTTTAAATTTGCTTGGGAGCTACTGCAGAAATCAAAAATTGAACAGCATTAGAGTTGGTGTTGTAG GTTTTCCAAATGTAGGGAAAAGCAGTATAATTAACAGCTTGAAGAAAATGAGAGCTTGCAATGTGGGACAAATGAAAGGTCTTACAAA ATCTATGCAGGAGGTACACATCGACAAGAGGATCAAATTATTGGACTGTCCAAGTATTATTGCTTCTCCGTCAAACTCTGCCATTGCCTTGGCCTTGAGAAACCTTGTGAGTGTAGAGGCACTTGAAAATCCTACCACTATAGTGGAACTCCTGTTGAAGAACTGCAATAAGCAGCAG GTTATGTTACAGTATAACATTCCAGATTTTCGAACACCACTGGAATTTTTAATGTTGCTGGCTCGGAAAAGGAGTATGATGAAGAAAGGAGGGATGCCTGatcttgagaaagcagccaaacTGATCCTTTGTGATTGGACTGG GACTAAGATTAGTTACCATACCCGTCCACCAGCAACAGAACTAACCACAAAACTTGTGAATGAAGCAGAAAGAGGCTTCAATATTGTAGAACTAATGAAAGGCAATGTGAAGACACTTAAAG TTGTTAAATGTCCTAATGCGGCCAGTAGTATAGTTTTCCAATCTACAGGACCCACAAATGGACTGCTTGTAGAAAGAAACTCTGAGGAATTGCAGGACGTGgaggaggaagaagtggatgatGAAGAAAGTTCAGAG ACAGAATCTGAAGTAGACGAGGATACAGTTGAAGGGTTAAAAGCAAACACAAGCTCAGTAGCCAAACATTTGCAAAGAAAAGAAGTGGAAATATCCTCCAAGAAAAAGCAACAGGATTcag AGAAAATAGATCTCCCCAGCCAAAAACACATAAATATAGATCTCTCCTGTGAAAGATCAATAGAGGATGCTTATGACTTCAACACTGATTATATTTGA